One genomic region from Rhodothermia bacterium encodes:
- a CDS encoding bacterial transcriptional activator domain-containing protein: protein MNDETPQAVLTVRTLGGFELRSKDQIWPLQGWKRDKSLQLFQYLLTTKGGFRHREVIVEALWPELSGTAAERDFKVALNGLQQALKPMSAVSFVLRNGISYALDGKLVAVDITTFEEKIGLGNRVLPNNKKAAIALFREALVHYGGVFLPERSYEDWATAIRERLHMLALSTMTKLGEMVLEENPTESLHLALRVLGFEKGWEDAYRLAMRAYLATGNRPMALKTYEKCADVLEELYDVEPLPQTTKLYVDIKQL from the coding sequence ATGAACGATGAAACCCCGCAAGCCGTTTTAACCGTCCGAACTTTGGGTGGTTTTGAGCTAAGGTCTAAAGATCAAATATGGCCGCTTCAGGGTTGGAAGCGCGATAAAAGCCTTCAGTTGTTTCAATATTTGCTGACAACAAAGGGCGGATTTCGTCATCGAGAGGTTATTGTAGAAGCACTTTGGCCCGAATTGAGCGGAACCGCAGCAGAACGCGATTTTAAGGTTGCGCTTAATGGACTTCAACAGGCACTAAAACCCATGAGTGCGGTTTCATTCGTTTTAAGAAATGGGATAAGTTATGCGCTCGACGGAAAGTTGGTTGCGGTTGACATAACCACATTTGAGGAAAAAATTGGTCTAGGTAATCGTGTTCTACCCAACAACAAAAAGGCCGCCATTGCCTTGTTTCGGGAAGCGCTTGTACATTATGGGGGTGTTTTTTTGCCAGAACGTTCTTACGAAGATTGGGCAACAGCCATACGCGAAAGGCTCCATATGCTTGCCCTTAGTACCATGACCAAACTTGGGGAAATGGTATTGGAGGAAAACCCGACAGAGTCGCTTCATCTTGCCTTACGGGTACTGGGCTTTGAAAAAGGCTGGGAAGATGCCTACCGTTTGGCGATGCGGGCCTATCTGGCAACAGGAAATCGTCCGATGGCGCTCAAAACATATGAGAAATGTGCCGATGTGCTGGAGGAACTGTATGATGTAGAACCCTTGCCCCAGACCACAAAACTCTATGTGGACATCAAACAATTGTAA
- the phaC gene encoding class III poly(R)-hydroxyalkanoic acid synthase subunit PhaC: protein MMGIQLDPAALMNEVNEVQQKIRQGMEHLGSMKDAEILIGTTPHETVFQMDKVRLIKYEPTGGECLERPLLINYALVNRPNMVDLQEDRSLVKNLLNLGITVYLIDWGYPSRADRCLTLEDYINGYIDACVEFVREAHNMEKINLLGICQGGVMATCYTALHQEKIANLITMVMPVDFHITPDEIGGLLNCWMKDADVDLMVDTLGNMPGDVMNFGYLLLKPYALGVQKYVEMVDILDKPKALTNFMRMEKWIFDSPDQAGEAFRSFNKQFYVENKFIKGEVMIGDQRIDLGTITLPVLNIYAEQDHLVPPKSTLALGKYIGSKDYTVQSFPVGHIGMYVSGKVQQSLPPTIATWLKERT from the coding sequence ATGATGGGTATTCAACTTGACCCGGCCGCCCTCATGAACGAAGTTAACGAAGTTCAACAAAAGATCCGTCAGGGAATGGAGCATTTAGGCAGTATGAAGGACGCTGAAATTCTGATTGGAACGACGCCTCATGAAACGGTTTTTCAGATGGATAAAGTGCGCTTGATTAAGTACGAGCCTACGGGTGGAGAATGCTTGGAAAGGCCCTTACTCATCAATTATGCGCTGGTTAACCGGCCAAATATGGTGGATTTGCAGGAAGATCGTTCGCTCGTCAAGAATTTATTGAACTTAGGTATTACGGTTTACCTCATAGATTGGGGATATCCCTCGCGTGCTGATCGTTGCCTCACGTTGGAGGACTACATCAATGGTTATATAGATGCTTGTGTGGAGTTCGTTCGGGAGGCCCACAACATGGAAAAAATCAACCTCTTGGGCATTTGTCAAGGCGGAGTAATGGCAACCTGTTATACGGCTTTGCACCAAGAAAAGATCGCCAACCTTATCACTATGGTTATGCCAGTGGACTTTCACATCACGCCCGACGAAATAGGTGGGTTGCTGAATTGCTGGATGAAGGATGCAGATGTAGATCTAATGGTAGATACATTGGGCAATATGCCGGGGGATGTCATGAATTTTGGCTATCTTCTGCTTAAACCCTATGCCTTGGGTGTGCAAAAATATGTGGAAATGGTGGATATTCTGGACAAACCCAAAGCACTTACCAATTTTATGCGGATGGAAAAGTGGATTTTTGATAGTCCAGACCAAGCGGGCGAAGCTTTCCGCTCGTTTAATAAGCAGTTCTATGTGGAAAATAAATTCATCAAAGGTGAGGTAATGATTGGAGATCAACGGATAGATTTGGGGACGATTACCCTTCCTGTGTTGAATATTTATGCAGAACAAGACCACTTAGTCCCGCCAAAGTCCACATTGGCACTTGGAAAATACATAGGTTCTAAAGACTATACCGTTCAATCGTTTCCAGTAGGACACATCGGCATGTACGTAAGTGGCAAAGTACAACAAAGTTTACCGCCAACGATTGCAACTTGGCTTAAGGAACGAACTTGA
- a CDS encoding thiolase family protein, with translation MRDVYIVSAVRTPIGRFGGSLMEYGAVDLAAIVMKAALEKAGVQPENLDLYIMGNVLRAGLGQLVPRQAALKAGIPDHVDGFAVDMVCSSGMMSLMNAATSIRAGEADLVLAGGTESMSNAGYVLSGRARWGYKYLTPANAEPLQDIMHRDGLQDVFTGDAMGNLTEQLAAENGVSRADVDEVAAMSNQRAAAATASGAFQNEIVPVSYKVKRETKTLSADEGFRADTTLASLGGLRPAFMREGILTAGNSSQISDGAAALLLASKEAVDKYGLTPLAKVTGSSIAAHAPYAFASAPVPAVEKLLARTGKTIANMDLVENNEAFAVNSVLFNRVLGIPYDKLNVNGGAIALGHPIGCSGARIIVTLVHSLHRLDKQNGLASICHGTGGGTAVSIERV, from the coding sequence ATGCGTGATGTGTACATTGTTTCTGCTGTCCGTACTCCCATTGGGCGTTTTGGTGGCTCTCTAATGGAGTATGGTGCTGTAGATCTCGCCGCCATTGTGATGAAGGCGGCCTTAGAAAAGGCAGGTGTCCAACCGGAGAACTTGGATCTCTACATCATGGGGAATGTGCTGCGGGCTGGCTTAGGACAGTTGGTTCCCCGACAAGCAGCCCTAAAAGCCGGAATCCCAGATCATGTAGATGGTTTTGCGGTGGATATGGTGTGCTCTTCAGGTATGATGTCGCTGATGAATGCCGCAACCAGCATTCGTGCGGGTGAGGCCGATCTGGTATTGGCCGGCGGGACCGAGTCTATGAGCAATGCCGGATATGTGCTTTCAGGACGGGCACGTTGGGGATATAAGTACCTGACGCCAGCCAATGCGGAACCACTCCAAGATATTATGCACCGCGATGGCCTACAGGATGTGTTCACGGGCGATGCAATGGGCAATCTGACAGAACAATTGGCGGCAGAAAATGGGGTGAGTCGAGCAGACGTGGATGAGGTCGCTGCGATGTCTAACCAACGTGCGGCAGCGGCAACTGCGTCAGGCGCTTTCCAAAACGAAATTGTACCAGTTTCCTACAAGGTAAAAAGAGAAACAAAAACCCTTTCTGCCGATGAAGGCTTCCGTGCTGATACCACATTGGCATCTTTAGGCGGTTTACGTCCCGCTTTTATGAGAGAAGGTATCCTTACGGCTGGGAACAGTAGCCAAATTAGTGATGGTGCTGCGGCCTTACTTTTGGCCTCTAAAGAAGCTGTTGATAAATATGGACTTACACCTTTGGCTAAAGTGACAGGAAGTTCCATTGCGGCACATGCACCCTATGCCTTTGCATCTGCCCCCGTTCCGGCCGTAGAAAAGCTTTTGGCGCGCACTGGTAAAACGATTGCAAATATGGATTTGGTCGAGAACAACGAAGCCTTTGCGGTGAATAGCGTCTTGTTCAATCGCGTTTTGGGTATTCCCTACGACAAGTTGAATGTAAATGGAGGCGCTATTGCATTGGGCCACCCGATTGGTTGTTCGGGCGCGCGGATCATCGTAACATTGGTTCATTCCTTGCATCGCTTAGACAAGCAAAATGGTCTTGCGTCCATCTGTCATGGTACAGGTGGCGGTACAGCGGTTTCCATCGAGCGGGTTTAG
- a CDS encoding TonB-dependent receptor, which translates to MKSLKITLLTLGIFLSLSLTKTFAQTNTFKVSGTVVDSTKSKLRQASVSVLKMGNNVLTGFGFSNADGFFEVKNIKAGEYTLQITYVGKQTLRRPFKIEDKDVSLGEILLYDFIADATGATITADRNPITVKKDTLEYDARAFATRPNANVEELLKKLPGVEVATDGKVTAMGKEVTKVLVDGKDFFGKDPKQATRNLDADIIERVQVLDERSDMSRMTGIDDGERERVINLALKADKKKGYFGKLEAGYGTEGRYDNQLSANRFNRKMQFSVVGNLNNVNRQNFTRGEGMSVSVGGGGVRMATTFSSGNSSGLSTTQSGGINFNYDFTKNLKLNSSYSYGSVLTETDRAANQQQLLGAGNSFRLNDVSFQSEENNSHRVNARINYNPSEGNELIVRGSFSLTDGALGYDATQNTFNVQEVKSVYGTRDEESTSEGVQSSAQVTYRHRLGKVGRNIVFNGQFSNNTSDKLSFLETLDQYYLPAKPDIVLDQEQNSKSDVLNYQGTITYTEPITLKSIIETNYTYRNNQNDQDQQVFDLITGQKTVNELLTNLYNNDYKYHIVGTRYNYRVTDWNVNFGVKVQSSQLEGISQKNPTVTKSFTNFLPELNFNFNAPQSANLRLNYSTRVREPSVRELQPVADNRNPQNIYIGNPNLNNEYAHNLNLNFFKFDMFTQTNTMAFINASYTLNKITNEQIIGENFKQTTTPFNSDKENWSIMGFGNYGKPIRPLKIKFSLNLSSRFNRSYTLINKAENQTNTINNSFGLSLDNIRKETLDIRVGGQLSQNISRYSLNTDQNRNYFTPAMNADLSLYLGQSKEWTIGSNFRYVQYPATSLAEASSISILEARISRRILNDKAIIELAGYDLLDQNSGFNRTESTNVITDETVKTLGRHVLMRFTYSFRTFGK; encoded by the coding sequence ATGAAATCGCTTAAAATCACCTTGTTAACCTTGGGAATTTTCCTTAGCCTAAGCTTAACCAAAACATTCGCTCAAACAAATACTTTTAAAGTATCTGGTACGGTTGTGGATTCTACCAAGTCCAAACTTAGACAAGCTTCGGTTTCTGTACTGAAGATGGGAAACAATGTCCTTACTGGATTTGGATTCTCGAATGCAGATGGGTTCTTTGAAGTCAAAAACATTAAAGCAGGTGAATATACCTTACAAATTACCTATGTGGGTAAGCAAACCCTCCGACGCCCATTTAAAATCGAAGATAAAGACGTCAGCTTAGGCGAAATATTGCTCTACGACTTTATTGCTGATGCCACAGGCGCCACCATCACAGCAGATCGCAACCCAATCACTGTAAAAAAAGACACTTTGGAGTATGATGCCCGTGCATTTGCAACCCGTCCGAATGCAAACGTAGAGGAATTGCTCAAAAAGCTACCCGGTGTTGAGGTTGCAACTGATGGCAAAGTAACCGCTATGGGGAAAGAAGTCACCAAAGTCTTGGTTGATGGGAAAGATTTCTTCGGTAAAGACCCAAAACAAGCAACGAGAAATTTGGATGCGGACATCATCGAACGGGTACAGGTATTGGATGAAAGAAGCGATATGTCACGTATGACGGGTATAGATGATGGCGAGCGCGAGCGCGTGATTAACTTGGCGCTAAAAGCCGATAAAAAGAAGGGTTATTTCGGAAAGTTAGAAGCCGGCTATGGCACAGAAGGCCGATATGATAACCAACTAAGTGCAAACCGTTTTAACCGCAAAATGCAATTTTCGGTGGTGGGTAACCTTAATAATGTGAATCGCCAAAACTTTACTCGCGGTGAAGGCATGTCGGTATCCGTTGGTGGAGGGGGTGTTCGGATGGCCACAACCTTTTCCAGTGGCAACAGTTCGGGCCTTTCCACCACACAATCCGGCGGTATCAACTTTAACTATGACTTCACGAAAAACCTCAAGTTGAACTCCAGCTATTCCTATGGCTCTGTTCTAACGGAAACCGACCGCGCTGCAAACCAACAGCAACTTTTGGGTGCAGGCAACAGTTTCCGCCTGAATGATGTGAGTTTCCAGTCGGAGGAAAACAATAGCCATCGTGTAAATGCCCGAATCAACTACAATCCATCAGAGGGGAATGAACTTATTGTGCGGGGATCTTTTAGCCTAACAGACGGCGCTTTGGGGTATGATGCCACACAAAATACATTTAATGTGCAAGAGGTGAAGAGCGTTTATGGCACACGAGACGAAGAAAGCACAAGCGAGGGCGTTCAAAGCTCGGCACAGGTGACCTACAGACACCGTTTAGGAAAAGTTGGCCGAAATATCGTTTTCAACGGCCAATTCAGCAACAATACTTCCGACAAATTGTCGTTCTTGGAGACCTTGGATCAATATTATCTTCCCGCCAAGCCAGATATTGTATTAGACCAAGAACAAAATAGCAAATCGGATGTTTTGAACTATCAAGGTACCATTACCTATACCGAACCGATTACGCTAAAATCCATTATCGAAACCAATTATACCTATCGTAACAACCAAAACGACCAAGATCAACAGGTTTTTGACCTCATCACAGGCCAAAAAACGGTTAACGAGTTACTCACCAATTTGTATAATAACGATTATAAATACCATATCGTTGGTACACGTTATAATTACCGCGTAACGGATTGGAATGTCAATTTTGGTGTGAAGGTCCAATCTTCGCAACTTGAGGGCATATCTCAAAAAAACCCGACAGTAACAAAGTCCTTTACGAACTTCCTACCGGAACTAAACTTCAACTTTAATGCCCCTCAAAGTGCGAACTTACGTCTAAATTATAGCACACGAGTGCGTGAACCTTCTGTGCGCGAATTACAACCTGTGGCCGATAACCGTAACCCACAGAACATATATATTGGGAATCCAAATTTGAACAATGAGTATGCGCACAACTTAAATCTTAACTTTTTTAAGTTTGACATGTTCACACAAACCAATACAATGGCCTTTATCAATGCGAGTTACACCTTGAACAAAATCACCAACGAACAAATCATTGGGGAAAACTTCAAGCAAACGACCACGCCTTTTAATAGCGACAAAGAAAACTGGTCTATCATGGGCTTTGGGAACTATGGGAAACCTATTCGGCCCTTAAAAATCAAGTTTAGCCTGAACCTCAGTTCGCGTTTTAACCGAAGCTATACCTTAATCAACAAAGCTGAAAACCAGACCAATACAATTAATAATAGCTTCGGGCTTAGCTTAGACAATATCCGAAAGGAGACTTTGGATATTCGGGTGGGTGGCCAATTGAGCCAGAATATTAGCCGATACAGCCTTAATACCGACCAAAACCGGAACTATTTTACACCTGCGATGAATGCAGATTTGAGCCTATACCTTGGTCAATCGAAGGAATGGACTATCGGCTCGAATTTCCGTTACGTGCAATATCCTGCAACTTCTTTGGCGGAGGCTTCTTCTATTTCGATTTTAGAGGCTCGGATTTCCCGCCGGATTCTTAATGACAAAGCGATTATTGAATTGGCCGGATACGACTTACTCGACCAGAACTCAGGTTTTAATCGCACAGAATCCACGAATGTGATCACCGACGAAACCGTAAAAACCTTGGGACGTCACGTTTTAATGCGTTTCACCTATTCCTTCCGGACTTTTGGGAAGTAA
- a CDS encoding SDR family oxidoreductase, which produces MVLLVVHTQFCGVKLTFQHNRIHPGGNIMLGLEGKVIFVSGGNRGIGAAIVNLLEDLGAKVAYNYRSGLGEKGTGYVANVTDPEEMTQLMAQIEEDLGPIYGVVCNAGITRDALASKLSNDDWNAVVETNLTGVWNTIQPNLARMYERKQGALVLVSSIVGERGNIGQVNYAATKGAVIAVSKTLAQEGARFNVRSNVVAPGFVETDMTKPIPEPVKEKIYAQIPMRRFGKPEEIAWAVAYMLSPVASSFVTGHVLSVNGGHYM; this is translated from the coding sequence ATGGTGCTTCTTGTCGTTCATACCCAATTTTGCGGTGTAAAATTGACTTTTCAACATAACAGAATACATCCGGGAGGAAACATCATGTTAGGACTCGAAGGCAAAGTCATTTTTGTAAGTGGCGGAAATCGCGGCATTGGTGCTGCTATTGTTAATCTACTGGAAGACTTAGGCGCGAAGGTGGCTTATAACTACCGAAGCGGGCTAGGGGAAAAGGGAACAGGGTATGTGGCAAATGTCACTGATCCCGAAGAGATGACGCAATTAATGGCCCAGATCGAAGAAGACTTGGGACCAATCTATGGCGTGGTTTGCAATGCTGGAATTACACGCGATGCACTGGCATCCAAATTATCCAACGACGATTGGAATGCTGTAGTAGAAACAAACCTTACAGGGGTTTGGAACACCATTCAGCCAAATTTGGCTCGGATGTATGAACGCAAGCAAGGGGCTTTGGTACTGGTGAGTTCCATTGTGGGTGAACGCGGAAATATCGGCCAGGTAAATTATGCCGCCACAAAAGGAGCCGTTATTGCAGTGTCAAAAACATTGGCTCAAGAAGGCGCACGTTTTAATGTCCGCTCAAATGTGGTGGCGCCGGGCTTTGTCGAAACCGATATGACCAAACCCATACCAGAGCCGGTCAAAGAAAAAATATATGCACAAATCCCAATGCGGCGCTTTGGTAAACCGGAAGAAATTGCATGGGCGGTGGCATATATGCTCTCTCCAGTTGCTTCAAGTTTTGTCACGGGACATGTCCTTTCTGTAAATGGCGGTCATTACATGTAA
- a CDS encoding GLPGLI family protein yields the protein MKTIIRGLLLFLPFLALGQSKGSIKFKETVSIKIETDDPEMQQRMANMPSSFDNYSVLYFDGGKSIYVADTAEREKAALLEENRNAGSEGGGRGMRMMFRRGGADNAYYVDAEKGVYIQKVDFLGRKFIVNDPPKTFEWQVHEDQKTILGYQCIKATFVDTSAVGGFQMAFGGPRGNRNSTQNAPPKPEPRTITAWFAPQIQASVGPNEYGQLPGAILQLEIGRTVFVATQVELDKLPDGAIKLPDGGQKMSRKEFQKMSEEKMREMRESMGSPGGRDGQGRTTVRIGN from the coding sequence ATGAAAACCATTATCCGTGGACTTCTTTTATTTCTCCCCTTCTTGGCATTAGGGCAATCTAAAGGAAGTATAAAGTTCAAAGAAACCGTAAGCATCAAGATCGAAACCGACGATCCCGAGATGCAGCAACGTATGGCCAATATGCCCTCTTCTTTTGACAACTACTCTGTTTTGTATTTCGACGGAGGGAAATCTATCTATGTTGCCGATACCGCCGAACGCGAGAAAGCAGCACTCTTGGAAGAAAACCGAAATGCTGGATCGGAAGGCGGTGGACGAGGAATGCGGATGATGTTCCGACGTGGTGGCGCAGACAATGCGTATTACGTAGATGCCGAAAAGGGCGTCTATATCCAAAAAGTTGACTTCTTAGGCCGTAAGTTCATTGTGAACGATCCACCCAAAACCTTTGAATGGCAAGTCCATGAAGATCAAAAAACAATTCTGGGCTATCAATGTATAAAGGCCACCTTCGTGGATACCTCGGCGGTTGGTGGGTTCCAGATGGCTTTTGGTGGCCCACGCGGCAATCGGAACAGCACCCAGAACGCACCTCCAAAACCAGAACCACGCACCATTACCGCATGGTTCGCGCCACAAATTCAAGCTTCGGTGGGACCTAACGAATACGGACAACTTCCCGGTGCAATCTTGCAGCTCGAAATCGGAAGAACCGTTTTTGTAGCAACCCAAGTAGAATTGGACAAACTTCCAGACGGTGCAATTAAACTACCTGATGGTGGACAAAAAATGAGCCGTAAAGAATTTCAGAAAATGAGTGAAGAAAAAATGCGGGAAATGCGTGAGTCTATGGGGTCTCCGGGTGGACGTGATGGCCAAGGTAGAACGACAGTACGCATAGGGAACTAA